The following coding sequences are from one Parabacteroides pacaensis window:
- a CDS encoding septal ring lytic transglycosylase RlpA family protein, which yields MPCILRYILCLVGMVGSFHIGFSQEARHIHKEGAVHQKKNSKGADNSKEKVKYKDNHVLEEGIASYYHAKFHGRKMSSGRVHDKSELVAAHRTLPFGTFVRVTNLANKKSVVVSIEDRGPFRRGWIIDISYQAAKSLDFVAKGITKVRLEVVPGPIDYSKCMECLYTETSRVYIEPVILSPPLKIPVNVVIPEVKKKKKFLGWLFG from the coding sequence ATGCCTTGCATTTTGCGTTATATCCTATGTCTGGTTGGTATGGTTGGTTCCTTCCATATAGGGTTTTCGCAAGAGGCAAGGCATATACATAAAGAGGGAGCTGTCCATCAGAAAAAAAACAGCAAAGGTGCGGACAACAGTAAAGAAAAGGTAAAGTATAAAGATAACCATGTATTAGAAGAAGGGATCGCTTCTTATTACCATGCTAAATTTCATGGCAGAAAGATGTCGAGTGGGAGAGTGCATGACAAGTCTGAACTGGTTGCGGCTCATCGTACCTTGCCTTTCGGTACTTTTGTACGGGTGACTAACCTGGCTAATAAAAAAAGTGTGGTGGTGAGTATTGAGGATAGGGGACCATTTCGAAGAGGTTGGATTATTGACATATCTTACCAAGCTGCCAAGTCGTTGGATTTTGTAGCGAAGGGAATTACGAAAGTAAGATTGGAGGTGGTGCCTGGTCCGATAGATTATAGTAAGTGCATGGAATGTTTGTACACAGAAACATCCAGAGTATATATAGAACCGGTTATTCTTAGTCCTCCTTTGAAAATTCCTGTAAATGTGGTAATCCCGGAAGTAAAGAAAAAAAAGAAATTTTTAGGTTGGTTGTTTGGTTAA
- the ettA gene encoding energy-dependent translational throttle protein EttA: MADDKKIIFSMVGVSKIFPPQKQVLKNIYLSFFYGAKIGIIGLNGSGKSTLLKIIAGIDKEYQGEVVFSPGYSVGYLEQDPKLDNEKTVKEIVQEGVQETMNLLKEYEEVNEKFGDPEILDDPDKMDALINRQAELQDKIDACDAWNIDSKLERAMDALRCPPEDQLVKNLSGGERRRVALCRLLLQQPDVLLLDEPTNHLDAESIDWLEQHLQQYAGTVICITHDRYFLDHVAGWILELDRGEGIPWKGNYSSWLEQKTKRMEMEEKQVSKRRKTLERELDWVRMAPKARQAKGKARLNSYEKLLNEDQKEREEKLEIFIPNGPRLGNKVIEAQHVAKSFGDKLLFDDLNFMLPPNGIVGIIGPNGAGKTTLFKMILGEESVDKGTFAIGETVQIGYADQTHKDIDPEKSVYQVVSGGQEFIRVGGKEINARAYLSRFNFTGADQEKPCRILSGGERNRLHLAITLKSEANVLLLDEPTNDIDVNTLRALEEGLENFAGCAVVISHDRWFLDRICTHILSFEGDSNVFYFEGSYSEYEENKRKRLGDVEPKRVRYRKLIAD, from the coding sequence ATGGCTGACGATAAAAAGATTATCTTTTCAATGGTAGGCGTAAGTAAAATTTTTCCGCCTCAAAAACAAGTCCTCAAAAACATTTATCTTTCCTTCTTTTATGGAGCAAAAATCGGCATTATCGGGTTGAATGGTTCCGGTAAGTCTACATTATTGAAGATTATAGCAGGTATTGATAAAGAATATCAGGGAGAAGTCGTATTCTCTCCCGGTTACTCTGTAGGATATTTAGAACAAGATCCTAAATTGGATAATGAAAAAACCGTAAAGGAAATTGTGCAAGAAGGTGTACAAGAAACCATGAATCTCTTGAAAGAATATGAAGAAGTAAATGAAAAATTCGGTGATCCGGAAATACTAGATGATCCGGACAAGATGGATGCACTGATTAATCGACAGGCTGAATTGCAGGATAAAATAGACGCATGCGATGCTTGGAATATCGACAGTAAGCTGGAACGGGCAATGGATGCGTTACGCTGTCCTCCTGAAGACCAATTGGTAAAAAATCTTTCCGGCGGAGAACGTCGGCGGGTAGCTCTATGCCGTTTGTTGCTTCAGCAACCGGATGTGTTGTTGCTAGACGAACCGACTAACCATTTGGATGCGGAATCTATCGATTGGTTGGAACAACATTTACAACAATATGCGGGTACGGTTATTTGTATCACACACGACCGGTATTTCCTCGATCATGTAGCTGGTTGGATTTTGGAGCTGGACCGTGGCGAGGGTATTCCTTGGAAAGGAAATTACTCGTCCTGGCTGGAGCAGAAGACTAAACGTATGGAGATGGAGGAAAAACAGGTAAGCAAACGACGCAAAACGCTGGAACGTGAGCTGGACTGGGTACGGATGGCTCCCAAGGCGCGTCAGGCAAAAGGGAAGGCTCGTTTGAATTCGTATGAGAAGTTGCTGAACGAAGACCAGAAGGAACGGGAAGAGAAACTGGAAATTTTTATCCCCAACGGCCCTCGTCTGGGAAACAAAGTCATCGAAGCGCAACACGTGGCAAAGTCGTTCGGCGACAAATTGTTGTTCGACGATTTGAACTTTATGCTTCCTCCTAATGGAATTGTCGGGATTATCGGTCCGAATGGTGCAGGGAAAACCACTCTTTTTAAAATGATTCTGGGAGAGGAAAGTGTGGATAAAGGGACTTTTGCTATTGGGGAAACCGTCCAGATTGGGTATGCAGACCAAACCCATAAAGATATTGATCCGGAAAAGTCGGTTTATCAAGTTGTATCCGGGGGCCAAGAATTTATTCGTGTCGGTGGTAAAGAAATCAATGCACGTGCTTATCTATCCCGTTTTAATTTTACCGGCGCGGATCAGGAAAAGCCCTGCCGTATATTGTCGGGAGGTGAAAGAAACCGTTTACATCTTGCTATTACGCTTAAAAGCGAAGCGAATGTATTGTTATTAGACGAACCGACCAACGACATCGATGTGAACACGCTCCGTGCCCTCGAAGAAGGTCTGGAAAACTTTGCCGGTTGTGCTGTGGTGATTTCTCACGACCGTTGGTTCCTAGACCGTATCTGTACTCATATTCTTTCTTTTGAAGGAGATTCGAATGTATTTTATTTTGAAGGTTCTTATTCTGAATATGAAGAGAATAAACGTAAACGTTTAGGTGATGTTGAACCTAAAAGAGTACGGTATCGCAAATTAATAGCAGATTAA
- the rpiA gene encoding ribose 5-phosphate isomerase A: MKQERTILSSLEWGQSISNREQKQVIANRIAHKACDGDIIGVGSGSTVYLALQSIARRIEQEQLRIYAIPTSHEIKLTCARLGIPLTSLWEHTPDWTFDGADEIDPDCNMIKGRGGAMFKEKLLITSSPKTYIVADSSKRVKKLGSLFPVPVEVFPDALVHVEKMLRLLNPTEIKLRMAERKDGPVITESGNMILDVRFPEIPSYMESAIKAITGVIESGLFIHYKVEVISSDEG, encoded by the coding sequence ATGAAACAAGAACGAACGATTTTAAGCTCTCTAGAATGGGGACAGAGTATTTCCAATAGGGAACAAAAACAGGTCATCGCCAATCGGATAGCCCACAAAGCTTGTGATGGCGATATTATAGGCGTAGGTTCCGGGTCGACGGTATATCTTGCCTTACAAAGTATAGCCCGACGAATTGAACAAGAGCAGCTTCGTATTTATGCCATACCGACTTCGCATGAAATAAAGTTGACTTGTGCACGTTTAGGAATCCCGTTAACCAGCCTTTGGGAACATACTCCGGATTGGACGTTTGACGGAGCAGACGAAATTGACCCGGATTGTAATATGATCAAAGGCAGAGGAGGTGCGATGTTTAAAGAAAAACTATTAATTACTTCCAGCCCTAAAACCTATATCGTAGCAGATTCATCCAAACGGGTTAAAAAACTAGGTAGTCTTTTTCCCGTACCCGTTGAAGTATTTCCCGATGCTTTGGTACATGTGGAAAAAATGCTTCGGTTACTCAATCCTACGGAAATCAAATTACGCATGGCGGAAAGAAAAGACGGACCGGTAATTACGGAAAGTGGCAATATGATTTTGGATGTGCGTTTTCCGGAAATCCCTTCTTATATGGAATCAGCAATCAAAGCTATTACCGGAGTGATTGAAAGCGGTCTGTTTATCCATTATAAAGTAGAAGTCATCAGTTCGGATGAGGGTTAA
- a CDS encoding alpha/beta hydrolase: MLKRCFLLLIGTMSMWSIVKAQNKPIVLFPKGAPSETKSLIEKGETDGGKVGGEAVLRITDVSSPTITIYQAPDDVASGAAMLVCPGGGYEILAYDLEGTEVCEWLNEIGITAILLKYRVPRRKGREKHEAPLQDVQRAIGYIRAHANELNIDPARIGVMGFSAGAHLAVMASNNYETRTYPLMDEADKITSRPDFCLLVYPAYLSGENFQLSPEIKVTSHTPPTMLIQAEDDKPHINSSLYYYYALKEAGVPAWMHLYSKGGHGYGLRDTGTAVNEWPYRVEDWLNEIGVIELPASE; the protein is encoded by the coding sequence ATGTTGAAAAGATGTTTTCTTCTATTGATTGGTACTATGAGTATGTGGAGCATAGTAAAGGCGCAAAATAAGCCTATTGTATTATTCCCCAAAGGTGCACCTAGTGAAACAAAATCTTTAATTGAAAAAGGGGAAACAGATGGTGGTAAAGTAGGAGGGGAGGCCGTTCTTCGTATTACTGATGTAAGTTCGCCAACTATCACTATTTATCAAGCTCCCGATGATGTGGCAAGTGGTGCAGCCATGCTCGTATGTCCTGGTGGAGGATATGAAATTTTAGCTTATGATTTGGAAGGAACAGAGGTTTGTGAATGGTTAAATGAGATAGGAATCACTGCCATTTTATTGAAATATCGTGTTCCCCGGCGCAAAGGAAGGGAAAAGCACGAAGCACCTCTGCAAGATGTTCAGCGTGCTATTGGTTATATAAGGGCCCATGCCAATGAATTGAATATTGATCCTGCCCGTATTGGTGTGATGGGATTTTCTGCCGGTGCTCATTTAGCTGTTATGGCTAGTAATAATTATGAAACACGGACTTATCCTTTAATGGATGAAGCTGATAAAATAACTTCACGTCCTGATTTTTGCTTATTAGTTTATCCGGCTTATCTGAGTGGGGAAAATTTTCAGTTATCTCCGGAAATAAAGGTAACTTCCCATACCCCACCAACAATGCTTATTCAAGCAGAAGATGATAAGCCTCACATTAATAGCAGTCTCTATTATTATTACGCGTTAAAAGAAGCCGGAGTTCCTGCGTGGATGCATCTTTATAGTAAAGGTGGTCATGGGTATGGCTTAAGAGATACGGGAACGGCCGTAAACGAATGGCCTTACCGGGTAGAAGATTGGTTAAACGAGATAGGAGTGATTGAACTACCGGCAAGTGAATAA
- a CDS encoding cytochrome c peroxidase, whose protein sequence is MVTCNSFCKLAEVPVLFLSLTFMLSNCSSEYKKFEGNQAKQVAAIIKDNGCLMCHSTQAAAPFYASFPVVGDQVKKDMKEGTHYVDLTAMVKLLENGGKVSETDLTKVEYAVLGESMPPTKFSAVHWGSSLSSAEKKIVLDWAKATRAANYLSPAVAEQFKNEPVQPLMASIPTDSNKVKLGFKLYHDTRLSADNTVSCATCHGLNTGGVDRKQFSEGIKGQLGGVNAPTVYNAALNFVQFWDGRAADLKEQAAGPPLNPVEMGHKSFDDISAGLLSDSALKEEFEAIYPEGITQSTITDAIAEFEKTLLTPSRFDEYLRGNADALSKEEIEGYELFKENNCATCHVGMNLGGQSFEYMGVKESYFDFRGTGLTDGDNGRFSVTKDENDRHKFKTPTLRNVAVTYPYMHDGTVTSLKDAIRYMHTFQVGKGINDQDMQKLVAFLNTLTGTYQGQLLK, encoded by the coding sequence ATGGTTACGTGTAATTCATTTTGTAAGTTAGCTGAAGTACCTGTACTTTTCCTTTCTTTAACTTTTATGCTGTCGAATTGTAGTTCGGAATATAAGAAGTTTGAAGGAAACCAGGCAAAGCAAGTAGCTGCTATTATTAAGGACAATGGCTGTTTGATGTGCCATTCGACCCAGGCAGCCGCTCCGTTTTATGCCAGTTTTCCCGTGGTAGGCGATCAGGTAAAAAAAGACATGAAAGAGGGGACGCATTATGTGGACTTGACCGCTATGGTGAAATTGCTTGAAAATGGCGGCAAAGTATCGGAAACGGACTTGACAAAGGTAGAATATGCAGTATTAGGAGAGAGTATGCCTCCTACTAAATTTTCGGCTGTACACTGGGGTTCTTCTTTAAGTAGTGCGGAAAAGAAAATTGTGCTGGACTGGGCAAAAGCAACGCGTGCAGCAAATTACTTAAGTCCTGCCGTTGCCGAACAATTTAAGAATGAACCGGTACAACCTTTAATGGCTTCCATCCCCACGGATAGTAATAAGGTAAAACTGGGATTCAAACTATATCATGATACCCGCTTATCTGCCGATAATACGGTTTCGTGTGCTACCTGCCACGGATTGAATACGGGAGGTGTAGACCGTAAGCAATTCTCAGAAGGTATTAAAGGTCAATTGGGTGGTGTAAATGCTCCGACAGTTTATAATGCAGCCTTGAATTTTGTTCAGTTTTGGGACGGTAGGGCTGCCGACTTGAAAGAACAGGCTGCCGGTCCTCCTTTAAATCCTGTGGAAATGGGGCATAAATCGTTCGACGATATTTCGGCTGGATTGCTATCGGATTCGGCGTTGAAAGAAGAGTTTGAAGCAATTTATCCGGAAGGTATCACCCAATCTACTATTACGGATGCTATTGCCGAATTTGAAAAAACGTTGCTTACTCCGAGCCGGTTCGATGAGTATTTGCGTGGGAATGCCGATGCATTGAGTAAGGAAGAAATCGAAGGGTATGAACTGTTTAAAGAGAATAATTGTGCTACTTGCCATGTGGGAATGAATCTGGGGGGACAATCATTTGAATATATGGGCGTGAAAGAAAGTTATTTTGATTTTCGCGGAACTGGCTTGACAGATGGTGACAACGGTCGCTTTAGTGTGACAAAGGATGAAAATGACCGCCATAAATTCAAGACTCCTACTTTACGTAACGTAGCTGTTACTTATCCGTATATGCATGATGGTACGGTTACTTCATTGAAGGATGCTATTCGTTATATGCATACATTCCAGGTTGGTAAGGGCATTAACGATCAGGATATGCAAAAACTGGTTGCTTTTTTAAATACTCTTACCGGAACTTATCAAGGACAGTTATTGAAATAA
- a CDS encoding phage integrase SAM-like domain and Arm DNA-binding domain-containing protein, giving the protein MKNEKSTFSVLFYLKKDKMKKNGLVPIHARITINGKQTQFNTKLEVLETNWKSGRAVGKSMEIQRLNSMLDDIKANIRSHFHNQLMRDSYVTPESVKNALLGKEEEALTIISFFEQHNNQYKKKVEAGEATPKMYSRYELTKLRLTEYMKDKYHVSDLPIRQINKLFIENFYLYIIKNHDCSPNTSMKFIQRFRTVVNFAQCNI; this is encoded by the coding sequence ATGAAAAATGAAAAGAGTACATTCAGCGTATTGTTTTACCTGAAAAAAGACAAGATGAAAAAGAATGGTTTAGTACCCATTCATGCCCGTATCACAATCAACGGCAAACAGACCCAGTTCAATACCAAGTTAGAGGTCTTAGAAACTAACTGGAAATCCGGCAGAGCCGTAGGTAAATCTATGGAAATACAAAGGCTTAATTCCATGCTGGACGACATCAAAGCCAATATCCGTTCACACTTCCACAACCAGTTGATGCGTGACAGCTATGTTACCCCCGAAAGCGTGAAAAATGCACTTTTGGGAAAAGAGGAAGAAGCACTGACTATCATTTCCTTTTTTGAGCAGCATAACAACCAGTACAAGAAAAAGGTCGAAGCAGGAGAAGCCACACCCAAAATGTACAGCCGATATGAACTGACAAAGTTACGCTTAACCGAATACATGAAAGATAAATATCATGTATCGGATTTGCCTATACGCCAAATCAACAAACTATTTATTGAGAACTTCTATCTATATATAATAAAGAACCACGATTGTTCACCTAATACATCAATGAAGTTTATCCAGCGTTTCCGCACGGTCGTAAACTTTGCACAATGTAATATATAG
- a CDS encoding Gfo/Idh/MocA family protein: MTTNKVRFAVIGTNFITDWVIAGGMQDKRFELVAVYSRTQEQANLFAAKYNIPYIFTSLEELASSDFVDAVYIASPNFLHAAQSILMIEHGKHILCEKPLASNVREVKEMIAAANRNDVVLMEAMKPTLTPNFLAVRNNINKVGKIRRYFSCYCQYSSRYDKFKEGIVLNAFNPELSNGALVDIGIYTIYPMVVLFGRPDNIKATGIKLSTGVDGQGCVLFKYTSKEMDAMVMYSKIANSSLPTEIQGEDGNIILDRINIISDVRLMYRGGGGENLTIPNCGHEYYYEVKEFIDLIQTGKKESAINSHENTLITMEIMDEIRRQLGVVYPADQ; this comes from the coding sequence ATGACTACAAATAAAGTGCGTTTTGCTGTTATAGGAACTAATTTTATAACAGATTGGGTAATTGCAGGAGGGATGCAAGATAAAAGATTTGAGCTTGTTGCGGTTTATTCCCGTACTCAAGAACAAGCAAATTTATTTGCGGCTAAATATAATATACCTTATATTTTTACATCTTTAGAAGAATTAGCCTCTAGCGATTTTGTAGACGCTGTATATATAGCATCTCCTAATTTTCTTCATGCAGCACAAAGCATATTAATGATAGAGCATGGAAAACATATTCTTTGTGAAAAGCCCTTAGCCTCTAATGTTCGGGAAGTAAAAGAGATGATAGCAGCTGCCAATCGGAACGATGTTGTATTAATGGAAGCTATGAAGCCAACATTAACCCCTAATTTCCTAGCTGTAAGAAATAATATAAATAAAGTAGGAAAAATTCGTCGTTATTTTTCTTGTTATTGCCAGTATTCTTCACGATATGACAAATTTAAAGAAGGAATTGTTTTGAATGCTTTTAACCCGGAATTATCTAATGGAGCTTTAGTTGATATAGGCATTTATACTATTTATCCCATGGTAGTATTATTTGGTCGTCCGGATAACATAAAAGCTACGGGGATAAAACTTTCTACAGGAGTAGACGGACAAGGTTGTGTTCTTTTTAAATATACAAGTAAAGAAATGGATGCTATGGTGATGTACTCTAAAATTGCAAACTCATCTTTACCGACAGAAATTCAAGGTGAAGATGGTAATATTATTTTAGACCGAATCAATATTATCAGTGATGTCCGGTTAATGTATCGTGGAGGAGGAGGAGAAAACCTTACCATCCCGAATTGCGGGCATGAATATTATTATGAAGTAAAAGAGTTTATTGACCTGATCCAAACGGGTAAAAAAGAATCTGCAATCAATAGTCATGAGAATACTCTTATAACTATGGAAATCATGGATGAAATCAGGCGCCAATTAGGAGTAGTTTATCCTGCCGATCAATAA
- a CDS encoding TPM domain-containing protein — translation MKTNQNIVKKGIANYLFICLFILATCFSLSAAESYTVETVPNIRLTDRFNHVSNPDGIISPEDVAQINRLLNGLEDSLSIEMAVVAVTSIGEEDISNFAADLFKQWGIGKKGEDNGLLLLLVTDQRIVKFETGYGLEGTFPDAISYRIMQQDMFPDFKTGNYSAGILKGVEGTTQYLLKSDYERREGSTSSGTYPTSNDFKGLLKAYLALTLLITLWLIWRIVGIRKRHPEYNAIEILQKSDRTYRQVGCLFTLFFLPGMLVLSIWYFFYRQLLKQRARICPNCGRKHFHVLPPQEGASLLDAREQVENRLDSVKHTVYRCDDCHYVYKNAVDVPGSPYSHCPRCGTKALISTGSQIIQQPTYTSNGLAEETYVCKMCNYTDHHKKVLNRLRRSATAGGIGGAIGGGLLGGGVFGRGGGFGGGGGFGGGGSWGGGASGGGGAVGRF, via the coding sequence ATGAAGACAAACCAAAACATAGTGAAAAAGGGAATAGCAAACTATCTATTTATTTGTTTGTTCATCCTTGCCACATGTTTTTCCCTTTCGGCTGCCGAAAGTTACACAGTAGAGACTGTACCCAACATACGCCTTACCGACCGTTTCAACCACGTTAGTAATCCGGATGGTATTATCTCGCCTGAAGACGTTGCACAAATCAATAGGCTATTGAATGGGTTGGAAGATTCCCTTTCCATTGAAATGGCTGTGGTAGCAGTAACTTCTATTGGAGAGGAAGACATCAGCAACTTTGCCGCCGACCTTTTTAAACAGTGGGGAATAGGGAAAAAAGGAGAAGATAACGGATTGCTCCTCCTGTTGGTAACCGACCAGCGGATTGTTAAATTCGAAACAGGCTATGGATTGGAAGGGACCTTCCCAGATGCTATTAGTTACCGCATTATGCAGCAAGACATGTTTCCCGATTTTAAAACAGGCAATTATAGTGCCGGAATATTAAAAGGAGTAGAAGGTACTACCCAATATCTCTTGAAAAGTGATTATGAAAGACGAGAAGGAAGCACTTCTTCCGGGACCTACCCTACTTCGAATGATTTCAAAGGTTTATTAAAAGCTTACCTAGCTCTTACTCTCTTGATAACTCTCTGGTTGATCTGGAGAATAGTGGGGATTCGTAAACGCCATCCGGAATATAATGCTATAGAAATATTACAGAAATCAGACCGGACTTACCGGCAAGTAGGATGTCTTTTTACCTTGTTTTTCCTTCCGGGTATGCTTGTACTAAGTATTTGGTATTTCTTTTATCGCCAGCTATTGAAACAACGTGCCCGTATTTGTCCTAACTGCGGCAGAAAACATTTCCACGTGTTACCGCCACAAGAAGGCGCATCTTTGTTGGATGCCCGCGAACAGGTAGAAAACCGTTTGGACTCCGTGAAACATACGGTATATCGATGCGACGATTGCCATTATGTTTATAAGAATGCAGTAGACGTTCCCGGCTCACCTTATAGCCATTGTCCACGGTGCGGGACAAAAGCACTGATATCCACCGGCAGTCAGATTATCCAACAACCCACTTATACATCCAACGGCTTAGCCGAAGAGACTTATGTATGCAAAATGTGTAATTACACCGACCATCATAAAAAAGTATTAAACCGTTTACGCCGCTCTGCCACAGCTGGTGGTATCGGAGGAGCTATCGGGGGTGGTTTACTTGGAGGCGGAGTCTTCGGGAGAGGAGGCGGTTTCGGTGGTGGTGGAGGCTTTGGCGGAGGTGGCTCCTGGGGTGGAGGTGCATCCGGAGGCGGAGGTGCTGTAGGACGTTTCTAA
- a CDS encoding LemA family protein, with the protein MLKNKALWIILAIVVVLILWGQSTYNNMVTKEEGVKTAWSQVENQYQRRMDLIPNLVNTVKGYATHEKSTLEGVVNARAKASQTMINAGDLTEENLKQFQAAQGELSSALSRLLVVVERYPDLKANQNFAELQAQLEGTENRISVERKRFNETAQGYNTYIRRFPNNIFAGLFGFAPKAYFTADEGASRAPKVEF; encoded by the coding sequence ATGTTGAAGAACAAAGCATTATGGATTATTCTTGCCATAGTAGTTGTCCTCATACTTTGGGGACAAAGCACTTATAATAATATGGTAACGAAAGAAGAAGGAGTAAAAACAGCCTGGAGTCAGGTAGAAAACCAGTACCAACGTCGTATGGACTTGATTCCTAATCTGGTAAATACAGTCAAAGGCTATGCCACCCACGAAAAAAGCACCCTCGAAGGAGTAGTAAATGCCCGTGCCAAGGCATCCCAGACAATGATTAATGCCGGCGATCTTACGGAAGAGAACCTAAAGCAATTTCAGGCTGCCCAAGGAGAACTGAGCAGTGCTCTTTCCCGCTTGTTGGTAGTAGTAGAGCGTTATCCGGACTTGAAAGCCAACCAAAATTTTGCCGAGTTGCAAGCCCAGCTAGAAGGAACGGAAAACCGTATCTCCGTAGAACGTAAACGTTTCAATGAAACGGCACAAGGATACAATACCTATATCCGTCGTTTCCCGAATAATATTTTTGCGGGATTGTTCGGCTTTGCACCGAAAGCTTATTTCACAGCCGACGAAGGAGCTAGTCGAGCCCCTAAAGTTGAATTTTAA
- a CDS encoding winged helix-turn-helix domain-containing protein — MVATNENQYSNSKGIRILESGNYEIGTLLFKVKMLSLYDANGKEIELNYQQAKLLKLLLEDEDHFISKETAINTFWEDAKDTTDKADLNDRFNTCISRLRKALSKDKDIELLCKTKKGYQLIIKNTASNK; from the coding sequence ATGGTTGCTACGAATGAAAATCAATATTCTAATTCAAAGGGTATTAGAATATTAGAATCAGGGAATTATGAAATTGGGACATTACTTTTTAAAGTAAAGATGCTAAGCCTTTATGACGCCAACGGGAAAGAAATAGAACTGAATTACCAACAGGCTAAACTTTTAAAATTGCTTCTGGAAGATGAAGATCATTTTATAAGCAAGGAAACGGCTATTAATACTTTTTGGGAGGACGCTAAAGATACAACAGACAAGGCAGACCTTAATGATCGTTTCAATACATGTATATCTCGGTTAAGGAAAGCCCTTAGTAAAGACAAGGATATAGAACTGCTTTGTAAGACTAAAAAAGGCTATCAGTTAATTATAAAAAACACAGCTTCCAACAAGTAA
- a CDS encoding DUF368 domain-containing protein: MKRNLKDYGLLVLKGMGMGAADVVPGVSGGTIAFIVGIYEELINSIKSVNGKSLKMLFILKLGDFWKAINGNFLLAIIAGICISVFSLAKLITYLLTTHPILIWAFFFGLVLSSTYFVSLRIKKWDYKRIIAFIIGAVVAYYITVATPAETPNNLFFIFLCGAIAICAMILPGISGSFILVLLGKYYFIMEAVKTLDIKILFTFVCGAAIGIVSFSNVLSYLLRKFHDITIATLAGFMLGSLNKVWPWKQTIETYIDSHGVSKPLVEHNILPDHLVWEGILLILLGFGMVYVIEKISAKEEKN; this comes from the coding sequence ATGAAAAGAAATCTCAAGGATTATGGACTTTTGGTACTAAAAGGAATGGGTATGGGTGCAGCAGATGTGGTTCCTGGCGTATCCGGTGGTACAATTGCTTTTATTGTAGGAATTTACGAAGAATTGATCAATTCCATTAAAAGTGTAAATGGTAAGTCACTCAAAATGTTATTTATCCTCAAACTGGGAGATTTTTGGAAAGCTATTAATGGAAATTTCTTATTAGCAATTATTGCGGGTATTTGTATTAGCGTGTTCTCTTTAGCAAAGCTTATTACTTATTTACTCACTACTCATCCTATTTTAATTTGGGCTTTTTTTTTCGGATTAGTGCTCTCTTCTACTTATTTCGTATCATTAAGAATAAAGAAATGGGATTATAAGAGAATTATTGCTTTTATTATAGGGGCTGTAGTTGCATATTATATTACCGTAGCTACTCCGGCCGAGACCCCGAATAACTTGTTTTTTATATTTCTTTGCGGGGCTATTGCTATTTGTGCCATGATTTTGCCCGGCATATCAGGAAGCTTTATTTTAGTATTGCTGGGAAAATATTATTTCATCATGGAGGCTGTGAAAACTTTAGATATAAAAATCTTATTTACATTTGTTTGTGGAGCAGCTATCGGTATAGTAAGTTTTTCGAATGTCTTATCTTATTTATTACGAAAATTCCATGATATAACGATCGCTACTCTCGCCGGGTTTATGCTAGGTTCATTAAATAAAGTTTGGCCTTGGAAACAAACTATAGAAACCTATATAGATAGCCATGGCGTTTCCAAGCCTTTAGTAGAACATAATATACTGCCAGATCATTTAGTATGGGAGGGTATTTTATTAATCCTTCTAGGTTTCGGTATGGTATATGTTATAGAAAAGATTTCTGCTAAAGAAGAAAAGAACTAA